The segment TGGAGAGTCTCGATATTATTCTGGAAAAGTATGGCAGGGACTTGACAGATGAGGAGAAACTGCACTGTGCGGATGAGAAGAATCGATATTACAGGGAATTGCTGAAAGAAATGAACACCGGTGATTTAAGTGATGAGGTAAGGGATACTTT is part of the Anaerotignum faecicola genome and harbors:
- a CDS encoding HAD hydrolase-like protein, whose translation is MKYQGIIFDLDGVICHTDKYHYQAWKKLADQLGVYFDETINNRLRGVSRMESLDIILEKYGRDLTDEEKLHCADEKNRYYRELLKEMNTGDLSDEVRDT